Part of the Vicingaceae bacterium genome, AGGAATGTTCTTCCAATCGTTGTAATAAATTTGTCTTTCAATATACCAAATCCATTCTTCATCGGTGGAAGGTTGAAAATTGTCAGGTATGTCGTAATCCCAGTAAAACATAATTTCAATGATGAATATTCATTTTCTTGATATTTTGCGGTAAATTTATGTAAAAAAGACGGATGAATAAAATTTGCCCTAAAGTTAAAATCAAGTATATATTGTGATAGACATGGATAAAATGAAACTTCATTAAACCAAATCTGCAAAATAATATTCGGTCTTTTTGAAATACAATAAACCTGCGAAAAAAAACAAAAGAGCCATGGCCATGCTTATCCAAATTTCTATGGAAATAACTACTTCAGGCATGAACATCATTCTAAACAATTCAATGGCTGAAGCCATTGGATTGAAGTAAAGTAACAGGAGTAAAATCCGGTTATCGGTAATGTTGGCAGGATATATTACGGGAGTAAGAAAAAACAATGCCTGAATCAAAAATGGTATTACATAACGGAAATCCCTATATTTAATATTCATAGCCGAGATGAGCATGCCCAAACCGGCAGATGAAAGGATGGTAATGCAGATGGCTAAAGGAAAAGTATAGACAACATGCAGATAAACCGGAGTTTGGAAATAAAGTATAAAAGGAATCAAAATTACAAGGGTCATGAGGAAATCAAATCCTGCGGTAATGATAGAGGATAATGGAATGATTAACCGAGGAAAGTAGATTTTCTTAATGATAGATGCGTTGAGTACCATGCTTTGTGCAGCGTTTGAAAGAGAAGAAGAGAAAAAGTTCCACAACACCATACCACTTAAAATAAATACAGGATAAGGGATATCGATAGATGAATTTTGTTGGATGGCTTTTCCGATGACGGCCGTAAATATTAAAGCCATGATAAGCGGTTGCAACACTGCCCAAAGAAAACCAAGCAGCGTTTGTTTGTATTTTATTTTTATGTCGCGCCAGGCAAAAAAATAGATTAACTCACGATAGTTCCACAATTCTTTCCAGTTGACCGAAAGACGGCCAGGTGGAGTAATCACTTCTTCATAAGTATTCCGGTCATTTTTCATCCGTTAAAAATTTTTGCCATTGCCATGCGGTTCTAACCATATCGTCCAAAGATAGTTGTGGTTCCCAGCCAAGAATGGTTCTTGCCTTGGTGCAATCCGAATAAATAGCGGCTACATCACCGGGACGTCTTGAAGTAAATTCATAATTCACTTTTGTATCATTGATTTCTTCAAAGCGGTCAATGGCTTGTTTCACACTAACACCATGTCCTGTGCCAAGATTGAAAATATCAAAATATGAGTTTTTGTGCTTCAGGTTCCATAAATATTCCAAGGCCAATAGGTGAGCACGGGCAATGTCCACCACATGTACGTAATCCCGGATGCAAGTTCCGTCGGGAGTGGGGTAATCATTGCCATAGACATACATTTTTTCCCTCAATCCAATGGCTGTTTCGGTGATGACCGGCAGAAGGTTTTCGGGTTGTTTGCGGGGCCATTCCCCCAATTTTCCGGACAGGTGGGCACCTACGGGATTGAAATATCTCAAAGCAATAGATTTAAAGCAGGGTGTAAATTTTGTGAAATCTCTCAATATTTCTTCACCAATTTTTTTTGTGGTTGCGTATGGACATTCTGTTTCAGACAAAGGGGTGTCTTCTTTAACCGGCAATTTTTCGGGAGAAATGTTGCCATAAACCGAACATGATGATGAAAATATAAAATATTGTATGTTTGTTTCTTTTGCAATATTTAGCATGTTGATTAATCCGCAAATGTTGTTTTGATAATACAAGACCGGTTTTTGTGTGGATTCAGGAACTGATTTCAATGCCGCAAAATGTATAATACCATCAATAGGCAAATAAGGTTGCAAAATTTTTAATAAACCTGGATTATTTACATCTGCATTGATTCTGGGAAAAGTTTTTCCGGTTATGGCTTCTATCAATTCATAAGAAGACTCCCGACTGTTGGAGAAATTATCCAATGCAACAATTTCATAATTGCTATTTTCCAAGATAGTGGCGGTTGTGATTGAACCTATATAGCCGGCAGCACCTGTGATTAGAATCTTTCTTTTATCCTTCATGATTTGTCATTATTTCAATTTCTTCTATCCAGTGGGTTGTCAATCCGGTCATTTTTTCAAAATTTTCTATGACCGGGGCGTAAATATCCAAAAGATTTTCGATAATCGAAAGGGGCACTGTGGGTAAAGGTTCGTCAAAATCTTTAAACAATGTATTTTTTGTACGTAAAACCAGTTTATCCCATATTTCAGGCGGCAAATATTTTTTTATCCAATCTTTATATCTACTTGTTCTAAGTTTCAAAAACAAATTTACAAGAGTTCTACTTCTTGGGCTTTTGACCGGATTATGTATCAATTCATCCGGATTGTCAATCTCTATGGTATCCAATCCATGGTTTGAGAGTATTTCATTAACTGTATACAAAGGACTTTGTTTAAAATCTTCGAATATCAAACAGGTGATATTTTTTTCGGGAAAAATGCCTGAAACCTTTTTTAAAACCTTGTCATAAAAACCATAAGAGAGAAATACCTTGTATTCAAAGCTGCTACGGTCATTCAGGGCTTTGTTGAAAGCATATTCAATATCGCCTTTGTATAAACTACGGGTTTTTTCCATCATGAAAGAAGAAATAAAACGTTTGATGGGATTCCTGAAAAGCAAGAAAATTTTCATGTCCGGATTATGATGGTAGAGTTTTATTAACTCTTCTTGCGAGTAGCAGGCATTGGCATGTTTGGCAAGGATGATTTTTGAATTTTTTTTTCGATAAAAATATCTTTTGAATTTATCATTGTCGATTTCGTGTAAACTATAATCGTAAAAAAGGGTGCATTCTTCATTTAAATGAGTCAGAATGTCCGGTGAATAGTCCAATAGGTTTTTTAAGGTTGTTGTTCCCG contains:
- a CDS encoding transport permease protein, translating into MKNDRNTYEEVITPPGRLSVNWKELWNYRELIYFFAWRDIKIKYKQTLLGFLWAVLQPLIMALIFTAVIGKAIQQNSSIDIPYPVFILSGMVLWNFFSSSLSNAAQSMVLNASIIKKIYFPRLIIPLSSIITAGFDFLMTLVILIPFILYFQTPVYLHVVYTFPLAICITILSSAGLGMLISAMNIKYRDFRYVIPFLIQALFFLTPVIYPANITDNRILLLLLYFNPMASAIELFRMMFMPEVVISIEIWISMAMALLFFFAGLLYFKKTEYYFADLV
- a CDS encoding UDP-glucose 4-epimerase, translating into MKDKRKILITGAAGYIGSITTATILENSNYEIVALDNFSNSRESSYELIEAITGKTFPRINADVNNPGLLKILQPYLPIDGIIHFAALKSVPESTQKPVLYYQNNICGLINMLNIAKETNIQYFIFSSSCSVYGNISPEKLPVKEDTPLSETECPYATTKKIGEEILRDFTKFTPCFKSIALRYFNPVGAHLSGKLGEWPRKQPENLLPVITETAIGLREKMYVYGNDYPTPDGTCIRDYVHVVDIARAHLLALEYLWNLKHKNSYFDIFNLGTGHGVSVKQAIDRFEEINDTKVNYEFTSRRPGDVAAIYSDCTKARTILGWEPQLSLDDMVRTAWQWQKFLTDEK